A DNA window from Pseudarthrobacter sp. W1I19 contains the following coding sequences:
- a CDS encoding nucleoside deaminase → MSTTVTAEQFLARSIRLATANVLNSGGPFGAMIVTADGRAFDGVNRVTADNDPTAHAEVTAIRTACRELGIFDLSGAVLYTSCEPCPMCLASALWARVEKVVFAADRHDAASVGFDDAVFYEYFDNQDRDSLMPVSKLVLDDPEAPAPLEPFNTWNTLETRIDY, encoded by the coding sequence ATGAGTACCACCGTCACGGCCGAACAGTTTCTGGCCAGATCCATCAGGTTGGCCACGGCCAACGTCCTGAACAGCGGGGGCCCCTTCGGAGCCATGATCGTTACGGCTGACGGCCGCGCGTTCGACGGCGTCAACCGCGTCACCGCGGACAACGATCCCACCGCCCACGCCGAAGTCACTGCAATCCGCACGGCCTGCCGCGAGCTTGGCATCTTTGACCTCAGCGGGGCCGTCCTCTACACCAGCTGCGAGCCGTGCCCCATGTGCCTGGCCTCCGCGCTCTGGGCCCGGGTGGAAAAGGTGGTCTTCGCCGCCGACCGGCATGACGCCGCCTCCGTTGGCTTCGATGACGCCGTTTTCTACGAATACTTCGACAACCAGGACAGGGATTCCCTGATGCCGGTCTCGAAGCTGGTGCTGGACGATCCCGAGGCCCCCGCCCCGCTGGAACCGTTCAACACCTGGAACACACTCGAAACCAGGATCGACTATTAG
- a CDS encoding XdhC family protein, with the protein MLDLIPSLNGWAPALVRQRFAVATIVRASGSVPRPVGTSMLVSDGGAVLGSLSGGCVEGAVVAAALEAMDDGVTRLETFGFSAEDAFAAGLTCGGELDVHIEPANLGDRCPLGEAVLQLAAYGPDEPVALVRNLDLGGAGGGSTAVVIADPGSASVTGLPALAALLDLLPGEGADPDEGRARAARLESFLHAGSTGVLDLAGAGLCAGDATVLVESRLAPPRLLVFGANDFSAALLPAAKPLGYHVTLVDARPAFAAQARFGTADEVVTAWPHQYLAAEAASGRVDSRTVICVLTHDPKFDIPLLHAALGLDVAFIGALGSRRSHAQRVDALLDRGVRPERIAQLHSPLGLDIGAVTPAEVAVSVLAELIAARTAAASHQPLRETSGPIHQSAAPTADKPAKAPAPNNVIQQEIAWT; encoded by the coding sequence ATGCTTGACCTGATCCCTTCACTGAACGGCTGGGCCCCGGCCCTTGTCCGCCAGCGGTTTGCGGTGGCCACCATCGTCCGGGCCAGCGGCTCGGTTCCCCGGCCCGTGGGCACCTCCATGCTGGTGTCTGACGGCGGCGCGGTCCTGGGCAGCCTCTCCGGCGGCTGCGTCGAGGGCGCCGTTGTGGCGGCGGCTTTGGAGGCAATGGACGACGGCGTCACGCGCCTTGAGACGTTCGGCTTCAGTGCCGAGGATGCCTTCGCCGCCGGCCTCACCTGCGGGGGAGAGCTGGACGTGCACATCGAGCCGGCCAACCTGGGTGACCGCTGCCCGCTCGGCGAAGCGGTCCTGCAGCTGGCAGCTTACGGGCCGGACGAGCCCGTGGCGCTGGTCCGGAACCTGGACCTGGGCGGGGCCGGTGGCGGCAGCACCGCCGTCGTTATTGCGGACCCTGGCTCCGCCAGTGTGACCGGACTTCCGGCCCTGGCTGCGCTGCTGGACCTGTTGCCGGGCGAGGGCGCGGACCCGGACGAAGGAAGGGCCCGGGCTGCCCGGCTCGAGTCCTTCCTGCACGCCGGCAGCACCGGGGTCCTGGACCTGGCCGGTGCAGGCCTGTGTGCCGGCGACGCCACCGTGCTGGTGGAGTCCCGGCTCGCGCCGCCCCGGCTGCTGGTGTTCGGGGCCAACGACTTCAGTGCAGCGCTCCTCCCTGCTGCCAAACCTCTGGGCTACCACGTGACCCTGGTAGACGCCCGTCCGGCCTTTGCCGCCCAGGCAAGGTTCGGAACGGCGGATGAAGTGGTGACGGCATGGCCCCACCAGTACCTTGCAGCGGAGGCGGCCTCGGGACGGGTTGATTCCCGGACCGTGATCTGCGTTCTCACCCACGACCCCAAGTTCGATATTCCCTTGCTCCACGCCGCGCTCGGATTGGACGTCGCCTTCATCGGGGCACTCGGTTCGCGGCGCAGCCACGCGCAACGGGTGGACGCGCTCCTGGACAGGGGGGTTCGCCCTGAACGCATCGCCCAGCTCCACTCACCGCTGGGCCTGGACATCGGGGCAGTCACTCCCGCCGAAGTAGCTGTCTCCGTCCTGGCCGAGCTCATCGCCGCCCGCACCGCAGCAGCATCCCACCAGCCGTTGAGGGAAACCTCCGGCCCCATCCACCAATCGGCGGCGCCAACTGCAGATAAACCAGCCAAGGCGCCGGCCCCCAACAACGTTATACAGCAGGAGATCGCATGGACATGA
- a CDS encoding 8-oxoguanine deaminase, producing the protein MTPSTPPVSRLWIKNPQAAFTANHLDASGGLVVSGGVITEVLATGQQPSAPCGETFDAGNHVLLPGLINTHHHFYQTLTRAWGPVANAPLFPWLQNLYPVWARLTPRDLELATTVALAELLLSGCTTAADHHYLFPAGLEDAIDIQVEAVRRLGMRATLTRGSMTLGTDDGGLPPQSTVQAAEVVLADSERLVHQYHERGDDAVIQVALAPCSPFSVTKEIMAESAALAERLDVRLHTHLAETLDEEDFCRERFGLRTVDYLDSVGWLTDRTWLGHGIHFSDAEIARLGAAGTAVAHCPTSNMRLASGTARVLELEDAGVPVGLGVDGSASNDASNMILEARQALYLQRLRYGADVPVERALGWATRGSAAVLGRSGLGQLAPGMQADLALFRLDDLRFSGSHDPVAALLLCAADRADRVMVGGRWRVMDGQIPGLDVAALIAEHSAAARRLVNG; encoded by the coding sequence ATGACGCCATCCACCCCACCCGTCTCCCGCCTGTGGATCAAAAACCCGCAGGCAGCTTTCACCGCCAACCACCTCGACGCTTCGGGCGGGCTGGTGGTCAGCGGCGGTGTCATCACCGAGGTTCTCGCCACCGGGCAGCAGCCGTCCGCGCCGTGCGGCGAGACTTTTGACGCCGGAAACCACGTGCTGCTGCCGGGCCTGATCAACACGCACCACCACTTCTACCAAACCCTGACACGGGCCTGGGGTCCGGTGGCGAATGCGCCGCTGTTCCCCTGGCTGCAGAACCTGTATCCGGTATGGGCGCGCCTCACTCCGCGGGACCTGGAGCTCGCCACCACGGTGGCACTGGCGGAGCTTCTGCTCTCCGGCTGCACCACGGCAGCGGACCACCATTACCTCTTCCCCGCGGGCCTTGAGGACGCGATCGACATCCAGGTGGAGGCCGTCCGCCGGCTGGGCATGCGGGCCACCCTCACGCGCGGGTCCATGACCCTCGGAACGGACGACGGCGGCCTGCCGCCGCAGTCAACAGTCCAGGCAGCCGAGGTGGTGCTGGCTGACAGCGAACGGCTGGTGCACCAGTACCACGAACGGGGCGACGACGCGGTGATCCAGGTTGCCCTGGCCCCGTGCTCACCTTTTTCGGTCACCAAGGAGATCATGGCCGAAAGCGCCGCGCTCGCCGAACGGCTGGACGTCCGGCTACACACCCACCTGGCCGAAACCCTGGATGAGGAAGATTTCTGCCGGGAAAGGTTCGGGCTCCGGACCGTGGACTACCTGGACAGCGTGGGCTGGCTGACGGACCGCACATGGCTGGGCCACGGCATCCATTTCAGCGACGCGGAGATCGCCAGGCTGGGAGCCGCGGGCACCGCCGTCGCGCACTGCCCCACCTCGAACATGCGGCTGGCGTCGGGAACCGCACGGGTCCTGGAACTGGAGGACGCCGGCGTCCCCGTGGGGCTGGGAGTGGACGGCTCGGCGTCGAACGATGCCTCGAACATGATCCTGGAAGCGCGTCAGGCCCTCTACCTCCAGCGGCTGCGGTACGGGGCGGACGTTCCGGTGGAACGTGCCCTCGGATGGGCAACCCGCGGTTCGGCGGCCGTCCTTGGCCGTTCCGGGCTGGGCCAACTGGCTCCGGGGATGCAGGCGGACCTTGCCCTCTTCCGGCTGGATGACCTGCGCTTCTCCGGCAGCCACGATCCGGTGGCCGCGCTGCTGCTGTGCGCCGCGGACCGCGCTGACCGCGTAATGGTGGGCGGACGGTGGCGTGTGATGGACGGGCAGATCCCTGGGCTCGACGTGGCTGCCCTGATCGCGGAACACTCAGCGGCCGCGCGCCGGCTGGTGAACGGCTAG
- the aceE gene encoding pyruvate dehydrogenase (acetyl-transferring), homodimeric type → MAAGEDTSHILSGLTNQLPDRDPEETAEWVESLDSLIREQGTERAQYIMRSLLQRAGAQSVGVPMVTTTDYVNTIPADQEAQFPGNEEYERRYRAYMRWNAAVMVHRSQRPNIGVGGHISTYAGAATLYEVGFNHFFRGKDHPGGGDQVFFQGHASPGMYARAFMEGRLSEQDLDGFRQEKSRAGHALSSYPHPRLMPQFWEFPTVSMGIGPMNAIYQAQSNRYLHNRGLKDTSDQQVWAFLGDGEMDEPESRGLLQLAANENLDNLNFVINCNLQRLDGPVRGNGKIMQELEAFFRGAGWNVIKVVWGREWDDLLARDTDGSLVKIMNETPDGDYQTYKAESGGFVREHFFGKDPRTKDLVADLTDDQIWNLKRGGHDYRKVYAAYKAATEFKGKPTVILAKTVKGYGLGPHFEGRNATHQMKKLTLDDLKEFRDYLRIPISDARLEEDPYSPPYYHPGHDAPEIAYLHERRRALGGAVPERRPDHQPVELPEAKTFEVAKRGTGKQQAATTMAFVRLLKDLIRDKKFGHRIVPIVPDESRTFGMDAFFPTAKIYNPGGQNYLSVDRDLVLAYKESAQGQLIHPGINEAGAVAAFTAAGTAYATHGVPLVPVYVFYSMFGFQRTGDAFWAAADQMTRGFIIGATAGRTTLTGEGLQHADGHSPLLASTNPAVVTYDPAYGYEMGHIIRKGLERMYGDKSDDGRAGSEDRNLMYYLTVYNEPITQPAEPENLDVEGVLKGIYRVSASDLEGPKAQILASGVSVPWALEAQQLLADDWGVSADVWSVTSWNELRRDGLAAEEEAFLNPGQPARVPFVTRQLEGATGPVVAVSDYMKAVPDQIRQFVPNQFATLGADGFGFSDTRAAARRFFKNDIHSIVVKALQMLAARGEIEEGAPSYAMDRYKLLDVTAGTTGGAGGDA, encoded by the coding sequence GTGGCTGCAGGAGAAGATACCTCCCATATCCTCAGCGGGTTGACTAACCAGCTGCCTGATCGTGATCCGGAAGAGACCGCCGAGTGGGTTGAGTCCCTGGATTCGTTGATCAGGGAACAGGGCACCGAGCGTGCCCAGTACATCATGCGGAGCCTGTTGCAGCGCGCGGGGGCGCAGAGCGTGGGCGTGCCGATGGTGACCACCACCGATTACGTGAACACCATCCCGGCGGACCAGGAAGCGCAGTTCCCAGGCAACGAGGAATACGAGCGCCGGTACCGTGCGTACATGCGGTGGAACGCCGCGGTGATGGTCCACCGGTCCCAGCGCCCGAACATCGGCGTGGGCGGGCACATCTCCACCTACGCCGGGGCCGCGACCCTGTACGAGGTGGGCTTCAACCACTTCTTCCGCGGCAAGGACCACCCCGGCGGCGGGGACCAGGTCTTCTTCCAGGGCCACGCCTCCCCCGGCATGTACGCGAGGGCGTTCATGGAAGGCCGGCTCTCCGAGCAGGACCTGGACGGGTTCCGGCAGGAAAAATCCCGCGCCGGCCACGCCCTGTCCTCTTACCCGCACCCCAGGTTGATGCCGCAGTTCTGGGAGTTCCCCACGGTGTCCATGGGCATCGGGCCGATGAACGCGATCTACCAGGCCCAGTCCAACCGGTACCTGCACAACCGGGGCCTGAAAGACACCTCGGACCAGCAGGTCTGGGCGTTCCTGGGCGACGGGGAAATGGACGAGCCCGAATCCCGCGGCCTGCTCCAGCTCGCCGCGAACGAGAACCTGGACAACCTGAACTTCGTGATCAACTGCAACCTCCAGCGCCTGGACGGGCCGGTACGCGGCAACGGCAAGATCATGCAGGAACTCGAAGCGTTCTTCCGCGGCGCGGGCTGGAACGTGATCAAGGTGGTCTGGGGCCGGGAATGGGATGACCTGCTGGCCCGCGACACCGACGGCTCACTCGTGAAAATCATGAACGAAACCCCCGACGGGGACTACCAGACCTACAAGGCCGAATCCGGCGGGTTCGTCCGCGAACACTTCTTCGGCAAGGACCCCCGCACCAAAGACCTCGTCGCGGACCTCACCGATGACCAGATCTGGAACCTCAAACGCGGCGGCCACGACTACCGCAAGGTCTACGCCGCGTACAAGGCAGCCACCGAATTCAAGGGCAAACCCACCGTCATCCTGGCCAAAACCGTCAAGGGCTACGGACTCGGACCCCACTTCGAGGGCCGCAACGCCACCCACCAAATGAAAAAACTCACCCTCGACGACCTCAAGGAATTCCGGGATTATCTCCGCATTCCGATATCCGATGCCCGTCTTGAAGAGGATCCGTACAGCCCGCCCTACTACCACCCCGGCCATGATGCGCCGGAGATTGCCTATCTCCACGAGCGGCGCCGTGCGCTGGGCGGTGCGGTGCCGGAACGGCGGCCGGACCACCAGCCCGTTGAGTTGCCCGAGGCCAAGACGTTTGAGGTGGCCAAGCGCGGCACGGGCAAGCAGCAGGCCGCCACCACCATGGCGTTTGTCCGGTTGCTGAAGGACCTGATCAGGGACAAAAAGTTCGGGCACCGGATTGTGCCCATCGTTCCGGACGAATCCCGGACCTTCGGTATGGATGCCTTCTTCCCGACGGCCAAGATCTACAACCCGGGCGGCCAGAACTACCTGTCCGTGGACCGGGACCTGGTCCTGGCCTACAAGGAATCCGCCCAGGGCCAGCTGATCCACCCAGGCATCAACGAGGCCGGCGCCGTGGCAGCGTTCACCGCCGCCGGCACCGCGTACGCCACCCATGGCGTGCCCCTGGTCCCGGTCTACGTGTTCTACTCCATGTTCGGCTTCCAGCGCACCGGCGACGCCTTCTGGGCAGCAGCAGACCAAATGACCCGCGGTTTCATCATCGGCGCCACCGCAGGACGGACCACCCTCACCGGCGAAGGCCTCCAGCACGCCGACGGCCACTCACCGCTCCTGGCCTCCACCAACCCGGCAGTAGTGACCTACGACCCCGCCTACGGCTACGAAATGGGCCACATCATCCGCAAAGGCCTCGAACGCATGTACGGGGACAAGTCCGACGACGGCCGGGCAGGTTCGGAAGACCGGAACCTGATGTACTACCTCACCGTGTACAACGAGCCCATCACCCAGCCCGCCGAACCGGAGAACCTCGATGTTGAAGGGGTGCTGAAAGGCATTTACCGGGTGTCGGCATCGGACCTCGAAGGACCGAAGGCGCAGATCCTCGCCTCGGGTGTGTCGGTGCCATGGGCTTTGGAGGCACAGCAGCTCCTGGCCGACGACTGGGGTGTTTCGGCCGACGTCTGGTCCGTCACCTCCTGGAACGAACTGCGCCGCGACGGCCTCGCCGCCGAAGAGGAAGCCTTCCTCAACCCCGGCCAGCCCGCCCGCGTCCCCTTCGTCACCAGACAGCTTGAAGGCGCCACCGGCCCCGTCGTCGCCGTCAGCGATTACATGAAGGCCGTCCCGGACCAGATCCGCCAGTTCGTGCCCAACCAATTCGCCACCCTCGGCGCCGACGGGTTCGGCTTCTCCGACACCCGCGCCGCAGCCCGCCGCTTCTTCAAGAACGATATCCACTCCATCGTGGTCAAAGCGCTGCAGATGCTCGCGGCGAGGGGCGAGATTGAGGAGGGCGCGCCGTCGTACGCCATGGACCGGTACAAGCTCCTGGACGTCACCGCCGGCACCACAGGCGGCGCAGGCGGCGACGCCTAG
- a CDS encoding aldo/keto reductase, translating to MEQRILGKTGRNVSIVGLGTWQLGADWGNVDPAQAQAILAASVEAGVNFFDTADVYGDGKSEQAIGKFLADNPGLDITVATKMGRRVDQKPEHYTLANFRQWVDRSRKNLGTDTLDLVQLHCPPTPVYSNAEVYDALDTLVSEGAIRNYGVSVERTDEALEAIRHKGTASVQIILNAFRLKPLDEVLPAAKAANVGIIARVPLASGLLSGKYTKETTFAENDHRNYNRNGDSFDVGETFSGVDYELGLKAVAEFEQIVPAGASTAQAAIAWIAAQDGVTTVIPGARNVEQAAANAAAASVTVSEDFDGGVRWIYDHYFRDAIHPRW from the coding sequence ATGGAACAGCGGATTTTAGGCAAGACCGGACGGAACGTGTCCATTGTGGGGCTGGGAACGTGGCAGCTTGGCGCGGACTGGGGCAACGTTGACCCGGCCCAGGCCCAGGCCATCCTGGCCGCCTCCGTGGAAGCCGGCGTGAACTTCTTCGACACCGCAGACGTCTATGGCGACGGCAAGAGCGAGCAGGCCATCGGCAAATTCCTCGCGGACAACCCGGGGCTGGACATCACTGTTGCCACCAAGATGGGCCGCCGGGTGGACCAGAAGCCGGAGCACTACACGCTGGCCAACTTCCGCCAGTGGGTGGACCGCTCCCGGAAGAACCTGGGCACGGACACCCTGGACCTGGTCCAGCTGCACTGCCCGCCAACTCCCGTGTACAGCAACGCCGAGGTCTACGACGCCCTGGATACCCTGGTGTCCGAGGGCGCCATCCGCAACTACGGCGTGAGCGTGGAGCGCACCGACGAGGCCCTGGAAGCGATCCGCCACAAGGGGACCGCCTCCGTGCAGATCATCCTGAACGCGTTCCGGCTCAAGCCCCTGGACGAGGTCCTTCCGGCGGCAAAGGCTGCCAATGTGGGAATCATCGCGCGGGTGCCGCTCGCGTCCGGGCTGCTCTCGGGCAAGTACACGAAGGAGACCACCTTCGCCGAGAACGACCACCGGAACTACAACCGCAACGGCGACTCCTTCGACGTCGGCGAGACGTTCTCTGGCGTGGACTACGAACTGGGCCTGAAGGCCGTGGCCGAGTTCGAACAGATCGTTCCGGCCGGCGCCAGCACTGCCCAGGCGGCCATCGCCTGGATCGCGGCGCAGGACGGCGTCACCACGGTGATCCCCGGCGCGCGCAACGTGGAACAGGCTGCTGCAAATGCTGCCGCGGCATCCGTGACAGTCAGCGAGGATTTCGACGGCGGCGTCCGCTGGATCTACGACCACTACTTCCGGGACGCCATCCACCCGCGCTGGTAA
- a CDS encoding NCS2 family permease: protein MTILDNSHEEHSAPSTRSQKPANSTPQPPASDSFLDRFFQITQRGSTLAREFRGGLVTFFTMAYIVILNPLILGGFSADNAPTDVAGGWLSAAQVGAVTGLTAGVMTILFGLIANLPFGLAAGLGINSFLAVSVIQEVTWAEAMGLVVINGILIVLFGITGARTAIFRAVPKELKAAITVGIGLFIAFIGFVDSGFVKATAGGPPVQLGNGGSITSIPTLVFIVGLLAMGILVARKVQGGLLIGIVATTFLAAIVEAILHLGPASATNPGGWHLNTPVLSGQLVSAPDLGLAGQFDLFGAFGRIGGLAATMLVFTLVFTNFFDAMGTMTGLAKSAGVAHKDGTFPRLKSAFIVEGFGAIAGGATSGSSNTVYIDSAAGIGEGARTGLASVVTGVLFLGSMFLTPLTSVVPLEVAAAALVVVGAMMMAQIREIKFSKFTVALPAFLTIVTMPLSYSIANGIGVGFISWAIIGAASGKAKKVHPLMWVVSAGFLVYFARGPINLLLGA, encoded by the coding sequence ATGACCATCCTGGACAACTCACACGAGGAGCATTCGGCTCCAAGCACCCGCAGCCAAAAGCCCGCGAACAGCACTCCCCAACCGCCGGCGTCGGACTCGTTCCTGGACCGGTTCTTCCAGATCACCCAACGCGGCTCCACCCTGGCCCGCGAGTTCCGCGGCGGCCTGGTCACCTTCTTCACCATGGCGTACATCGTCATCCTCAACCCCCTGATCCTGGGCGGTTTCAGCGCGGATAATGCCCCCACCGACGTTGCCGGGGGCTGGCTGTCCGCAGCCCAGGTGGGTGCCGTCACCGGGCTCACCGCCGGCGTGATGACCATCCTCTTCGGGCTCATCGCCAACCTGCCGTTCGGCCTCGCCGCCGGACTCGGCATCAACTCCTTCCTGGCCGTCTCCGTGATCCAGGAGGTCACCTGGGCGGAGGCCATGGGCCTGGTGGTGATCAACGGCATCCTGATCGTCCTGTTCGGGATCACCGGTGCCCGCACCGCCATCTTCCGGGCAGTGCCCAAGGAGCTGAAGGCCGCCATCACGGTGGGCATCGGCCTGTTCATCGCCTTCATCGGGTTTGTCGACTCCGGCTTCGTCAAGGCGACGGCGGGCGGTCCGCCGGTCCAGCTGGGCAACGGCGGCTCCATCACCTCCATCCCCACCCTGGTGTTCATCGTGGGACTGCTGGCCATGGGCATCCTGGTGGCACGCAAGGTCCAGGGCGGCCTGTTGATTGGGATTGTGGCCACCACGTTCCTGGCCGCCATCGTCGAAGCCATCCTGCACCTCGGCCCAGCGAGCGCCACCAACCCCGGTGGCTGGCACCTGAACACCCCGGTCCTGTCCGGGCAACTGGTGTCCGCACCGGACCTGGGCCTGGCGGGACAGTTCGACCTGTTCGGAGCCTTCGGCAGGATCGGCGGACTCGCGGCCACCATGCTGGTGTTCACCCTGGTGTTCACCAACTTCTTCGACGCCATGGGCACCATGACCGGCCTGGCCAAGAGCGCCGGCGTGGCGCATAAGGACGGCACGTTCCCCCGGCTGAAGTCCGCCTTCATCGTGGAAGGCTTCGGGGCGATCGCGGGCGGGGCAACCTCCGGCTCCTCCAACACCGTCTACATCGACTCCGCTGCCGGCATCGGCGAAGGAGCGCGGACGGGGCTGGCCTCCGTAGTGACCGGCGTGCTGTTCCTCGGGTCCATGTTCCTCACCCCGCTCACCAGCGTGGTTCCGCTCGAGGTGGCCGCCGCAGCACTGGTGGTGGTGGGCGCGATGATGATGGCGCAAATCCGTGAGATCAAGTTCAGCAAGTTCACCGTGGCACTGCCGGCCTTCCTCACCATCGTCACCATGCCGCTGAGCTACTCGATCGCCAACGGCATCGGCGTGGGCTTCATCAGCTGGGCCATCATCGGCGCCGCATCCGGCAAGGCGAAGAAGGTCCACCCGCTGATGTGGGTGGTCAGCGCCGGGTTCCTGGTGTACTTCGCCCGCGGTCCGATCAACCTGCTGCTGGGCGCCTGA
- a CDS encoding uracil-DNA glycosylase produces the protein MTASVSDFVERLAAVPTVPGRNNFFDHSVPENVLRRRNLELYLEELLDRPPKVLLLGEAPGFRGMRITGVPFTNRTMFQGPANSFGLFGPGKGYVLPPEAADVAAEPTATVMWEVLAELQFLPLLWSACPWHTHVPGKPQSNRTPTVADARLGTSFWQSLAELFGIDSVVAVGNVAHRSLLFSGVDAPKVRHPSHGGRAGFKRGLEELLSSGAIRR, from the coding sequence GTGACTGCCTCGGTCAGTGACTTTGTGGAGCGGCTCGCTGCCGTGCCCACAGTCCCGGGACGCAACAACTTCTTTGACCACAGCGTCCCGGAAAATGTACTGCGGCGGCGCAATCTGGAGCTGTACCTCGAGGAGCTGCTGGACCGTCCACCGAAGGTGCTGCTGCTGGGTGAGGCGCCGGGATTCAGAGGCATGCGGATCACCGGAGTACCCTTCACCAACCGCACTATGTTCCAGGGGCCGGCCAACAGCTTTGGCTTGTTCGGTCCGGGGAAGGGCTACGTGTTGCCGCCGGAGGCAGCGGACGTTGCTGCAGAGCCCACCGCAACCGTGATGTGGGAAGTTCTGGCCGAACTGCAGTTCCTGCCCCTGCTGTGGAGCGCGTGCCCCTGGCATACCCATGTTCCGGGGAAGCCCCAGTCCAACCGCACTCCCACTGTCGCCGATGCAAGGCTTGGGACGTCGTTCTGGCAGTCGCTCGCGGAGCTGTTCGGCATCGATTCCGTGGTGGCCGTGGGCAACGTGGCGCACCGCAGCCTGCTTTTCAGCGGTGTGGATGCACCCAAAGTGCGGCACCCCTCGCATGGCGGAAGAGCCGGTTTCAAGCGCGGCCTGGAGGAGCTGCTCAGCTCCGGAGCGATTCGCCGCTAG
- the nboR gene encoding nicotine blue oxidoreductase — translation MGNAEETRATGVVLAAGAGTRLGRGPKALLPYRGRPLVESVAGALLDGGCREVVVVLGAGAPDVATIAELDRYRTVVNQDWQSGMGSSLLLGNADADPRDHLMVALVDQPGLTPGTVGRLLAAHRPGRLTAASYDGGDGTACRGHPLIIDAALRDAVAATVRGDAGARGFLRAHPELVDEVDCSDLSSGLDVDTPEQLYLLG, via the coding sequence ATGGGCAACGCGGAGGAGACCAGGGCCACGGGAGTTGTGCTCGCTGCCGGCGCCGGGACCCGGCTCGGCCGGGGCCCCAAGGCCCTGCTTCCCTACCGTGGCCGGCCGCTCGTGGAATCGGTGGCCGGGGCGCTGCTCGACGGCGGTTGCCGGGAGGTGGTGGTGGTGCTCGGCGCCGGTGCCCCGGACGTCGCCACCATTGCCGAACTGGACCGCTACCGGACCGTGGTCAACCAGGACTGGCAGTCCGGGATGGGCAGCTCGCTCCTGCTGGGCAACGCCGACGCCGATCCCCGGGACCATCTGATGGTGGCGCTTGTGGACCAGCCGGGCCTGACGCCCGGAACAGTGGGCAGGCTCCTGGCAGCACACCGTCCTGGCCGGCTCACGGCAGCTTCGTACGACGGCGGCGACGGCACCGCATGCAGGGGGCACCCGCTCATCATTGATGCCGCGCTCCGGGACGCAGTGGCCGCCACAGTAAGGGGCGACGCCGGGGCACGCGGCTTCCTGCGTGCCCACCCGGAGCTCGTGGACGAGGTGGACTGCAGCGACCTCTCCAGCGGACTGGACGTTGACACCCCGGAGCAGCTTTACCTCCTGGGCTAG
- a CDS encoding FAD binding domain-containing protein, with product MDMNTIESVVPTADPAQWRDGDAWLAGGTVLFSYGSLAFGPQPLKRLLDLGSAGWTPVTVTDAGIELAATCTVAELYKLPRTPEAAGRSWPALDLVRPCCDSFVASFKVWNMSTVGGNLCTSLPAGPMISLCAGLDGTATILGPDGTTHSVPVTEFVTGDAQNCLAPGELLRSIQLPASALASRVAFRRLSLSNLGRSGVLLIGRLDGGTSFVLTVTAATQRPVQLRFDALPDTDSLAAALDEAIPAYLYHHDIHGLPAWRRDMTYRLAEEIRAELAAPQGAPGLLASGDFWPPSDRGLHAQGLHAQQEGA from the coding sequence ATGGACATGAACACCATCGAGTCGGTGGTTCCCACCGCCGACCCCGCGCAATGGCGCGATGGCGACGCCTGGCTGGCCGGCGGCACGGTCCTGTTCTCCTACGGCAGCCTGGCATTCGGGCCGCAGCCGTTGAAGCGCCTCCTGGACCTGGGATCCGCGGGCTGGACACCGGTGACCGTCACGGACGCCGGGATCGAACTCGCCGCCACCTGCACCGTCGCTGAACTGTACAAGCTTCCCAGGACGCCCGAGGCCGCAGGCCGCAGCTGGCCTGCCCTGGACCTGGTCCGCCCCTGCTGCGACTCCTTCGTGGCCTCCTTCAAGGTGTGGAACATGTCCACCGTGGGCGGGAACCTGTGCACGTCCCTGCCTGCCGGCCCCATGATTTCGCTCTGCGCCGGGCTGGACGGCACCGCCACCATCCTCGGCCCCGACGGCACCACCCACAGTGTGCCCGTCACCGAATTCGTCACCGGCGACGCGCAAAACTGCCTGGCACCCGGCGAGCTCCTGCGCAGCATCCAGCTCCCGGCGTCGGCCCTTGCCTCCAGGGTGGCGTTCCGCCGCCTCTCGCTGAGCAACCTCGGCAGGTCCGGGGTGCTGCTGATTGGACGGCTCGACGGCGGCACGTCCTTTGTCCTTACCGTCACCGCCGCCACCCAGCGGCCGGTGCAGCTGCGCTTTGACGCGCTGCCGGACACGGACTCGCTGGCGGCGGCGCTCGATGAGGCAATCCCCGCATACCTTTACCACCACGACATCCACGGCCTGCCTGCCTGGCGCCGGGACATGACCTACCGCCTGGCGGAGGAGATCCGCGCCGAGCTCGCTGCCCCCCAGGGTGCACCCGGACTCCTGGCCTCCGGCGACTTCTGGCCGCCGTCGGACCGCGGACTCCACGCACAGGGACTTCACGCACAGCAGGAAGGGGCCTGA